GGGATCTTCTGGAAGCTTCTAATTGCACTTATTGTTCTCTTCGGTCTCGTAATCCTTATCTTCTATCTTATTGTTCAGCCTCGCGTCTTTAAGTTTTATGTGACGGAAGCTAAGCTAACCCAATTTGACTATATCAACAACACACTACATTACAACATGGTGCTCAACTTTACGGTCCATAACTCAAACAAAAAACACGGCATCTATTACGATAAAGTGGAGACTCGAGCATTTTATCAAGGGTCAAGGTTTGCAAATGTCGATGTGATCACACACATGAACTCATTCTGCCAATATAAGAGGAGTAGTGATCCCATGAGTGGCGTTTTCTCAGGACAACGACTAATGTGTTGTAACTGAATTAGGTTTGTTGTAACTAACTCAAAGTGTTATTCGTCAATTCAAAAGAGTCTACAAGCTTGCCTTATATAGCTTGTCGCACAAGCAACACTAATGGGCTTGACATGCTACGCCCAAACACAAGCAAAGCCCAATACACTAAACAACTACTCTGTTTTGTCTGCTGTGAGATACAGACAACTGCTGTAACATCTGTTACAGCACTTTGTCCACTAAACAACTATCAACATACCCTCCCTTAAACTGATTTCTACAAACACAAGTTCAACATACCCTCCCTTAAACTGATTTCTACAAACACAAGCACTAAAAATGAGTTTAAACATACAAAAACACTAAACATCAGGTTAAACACACAAAATCAACCATTCCCATTTTGCTTATAAGGTCACAGAATGTATCAAGCTTCAAGGGTTTTGTCATAATGTCAGCTAGCCGGTCTTGAGTTTAGCAGTGAACCAGCTCAATGATGCCATCCTTTGCAAGATCTCTATCCTTAGATGCTTCAGCACATTACCAAGCCAAACACACTTACATGAGCAGGAGGCTGCTGCAACAAACTCTGCTTCAGTAGTAGATTGAGTCACTATAAACTGTTTTCTTGAAGACCAAGAAATAGCACCACTTCCAAGCATGAACAAGGATCCAGATGTACTCTTCCTATCATCTAGATCAGCAGCATAGTCTGAGTCTGTCCAGGCACTCATTTGCAGTTCATCACTAGTTTTCTTGTACAGCACTCCATAACCAACTGTCCCTTTAACATATCTTAAGATTCTTTTCAATGCAGCTTCATGAATCTTTATTGGTCTATCCATAAATCTAGCTACAAGACACACTGAGAAGGCCAAATCAGGTCTTGTTGCTAGCAAATACATTAGGCTACCAACTATCTGCTTGTATCTTTTCTCTTCACTTGCTTTTCCTGTTTCATTTTTCACCAACTTGCAACTAGGCACCATTGGACTACTTACTGCATTACAGTTTTCCATGACAAACTTGCTTAGTATCTCAAAAGCATATTTCCAAACTTGATGCTTGCAAGCCTCATCATAAGTGCATGGATCTTCACTACTGCTATAGACAGCCAAATTCTGCAATTCTTGTTCATTGTCAACTTCTGCACCCATTACAAAGTCTTTGAAGTGACTTGGAAGCCTCCTTATTCTAGGCTCCAGTTGattaccattttcatctgaacTGTCATCTTCGCCGGAGAAGGAGGAAGAAAACGGCTGTTGCGGCGGTGGAAAAACGGTTACAACTCCAAAACTGCGGTTCTTGGAGCTAGGCCCTATTGaaaggctctagataccacttgTTGTAACTGAATTAGGTTTGTTGTAACTAAATCAAAGTGTTATCCGTCAATTCAAAAGAGTCTACAAGCTTGCCTTATATAGCTTGTCACACAAGCAACACTAATGGGCTTGACATGCTAGGCCCAAACACAAGCAAAACCCAATACACTAAACAACTACTCTGTTTTGTTTGCTGTGAGATACAGACAACTGCTGTAACATCTGTTACAACACTTTGTCCACTAAACAACTATCAACATACCCTCCCTTAAACTGATTTCTACAAACACAAGTTCAACATAATGAAGCTCAACAATGATCAAATATTTGAATTCAACAAAGACAAGAGTCTTGGGGTTTATGATATCGATAAAAGTCACGGAATTTATGATATCCATGTGAAACTTTACTTTAAAATTAGGTTTAGACACGGAGATACAATTTCTCGCAAGTATAAACTCAAGGTGAAATGTGACCTCAATGTTCCATTGAGCTCTAGTAATAATGAAACATTTACATTTAGTAATTGGGTTTTACCCAACAAGTGCAAAGTTGTGTTCTAGGTTCTATTTACGCCTCAAATTAGGATTAACCAAATGTTCATCTCAGTCAATACTATCTtgttaaaaaatgtttattactgtattttataatttaaaattaccaAGATGCCACAACTCAGACGTCTTAAATATCAAGGATAACTAACATTTCATCAATCCTTATTTTTTATTGTcttttaaaaggatatatttttgtttgggTAATTAGACCCATAaatccaaacaaacaaattagagCCCACATTTTAAAAGAAGAGTAAAAATGCAATTAGACCCATAaatccaaacaaacaaatttttttttaggttacCCTCGAAAAATTAAGGGTAATTTTTTTGTATCTAGTAGCCTATGAGGGTAATTTAtctaacattttaaaaaaaatcggcACATAAATCTACTATTAATCATAATCATTATACTCTATCTCATTGTTCTACGTCTACCACACCGCTTCAAATTCTATGTCACGAAAGCCGAGCTAACCCAATTTGATTACAACAACAATACACTACACTACAACTAGAgatgggaacaggccaggccggcctacatggtcttaaggcctagcctacataggctcaggccagaccagcctatttctttaaatagagcagaccaatgcttttttataagcctatttagctaaaaaggccaggccgcaggccattaaaaaagcctttgaggcctactaggccggcctatttaagttaacatgaataatatttttattacgattattatttatatattaaaatttatactttgattaaattataaatctattaactttttaagtaatttaagtttattaatctacattagtttttaacatatataaatgtattattataaactagaattgaaatatgatgacatatatagtcaaattctctaaaatatcaaatggaacattattttattagttcataagtatatttcaaaataaatataattatttatttaaatatgttcatatgaaataggcttttaaacaggctaacaggccacatcagactttcaaaaggccaggctcaggcctagaatttaagcctatgataggccacaggccagactcagaccttcgattttttgacaggccaggctcaggcttgacAAAGCCTaactcggcctagcctattcccacctctaacTACAACATGGTGCTCAACTTCACAGCTCATAACCCAAAAGGACGTTCACGTTCTTAACACGTTCACGTTCTACTTAAGCCTCTATTTCTTGAAATTGCATTTGAATTTGCtttgtaaatatttattttctgtgATTCTAAAGATTTGTTGTGAGGTATAGGACATAGGTATTCCTTTGAGAAATTGTAGATAATTTATTCAACACCAAATAAAATTAGTTACATGCTGTTCACAAAGTAATTTTTACTACACTAGCAAATTTACTCACaatttaatttgttgtataTGGTTAGAGTATCTACCGTACtctttcaataatattttatgggtttgtctaacatgtgcaatattgcacatgttaaagtaaccaaaaatagtaactatttaatgaaaaacaataattatttattaaaaaatcaaatatttaatatgaAATGCAAAAATTCCAATGCAAACttactattttgaatttattaacATGTGCAAAGTTTCACACGATAGAAAAacccatattttatttatataaaaaatcattGGCAATTCTTCAAATGCCAACTTTAAAAAAtcctttattctttattaagttaTGATAATTGATGTGGATCCAATATGGATTCACAATACATGCTAAAGATCTTTGACGTTAGTGTAAATGTCTAAAATCACATGAAGGAAAATCTAAGAATCCTAAGAAAATTCtacaagaaaaacaataaaaaatgaacATACAAAATGAGATTAGATATTAGATAAGAAATGAGAAGAACAATTGCCacatttatgataaatgataagATTGATTGTAAATCCGTCATAAGAATAAAATGTTCTTCATAAAATGTAAAAATGGTTCGTGGAAGAATGTTGAGAAGCAACACTACCATTAAagattgaatttctaatttcATCAAAAGCTATACCAAAAATACTACACACAAtcattatatatgttttatccAAGAGGGTTAAAAAGGTCAAGATAAGGCTCAAGGCCACTATGAAATCTAataagaaaaactaaaaaaaaaaaagagagcaaGGTACAAGCTCCAAAAAAACCTACACAATGacaaatgttttatttattactaacaaattattttattttggtttataatgGAATTAATGAGGATCAAACTTAAAAACTCATGCATATTACCCGAACTTCCCACCATTAACCTATTGCAAATCTATATTTCCTCAAATTAATTCAAATCATATTATTTGAGAAGCCTTTAGGTACAcatacaatttttataaaattaattattatatattaatattttttataataacatatcatattctattttttttgcttttactttatatttatcttttagTAGATTTCAACTttggtttaaattaaaaaaatgtggctAAATAAAGTAAACTAAATTTTTACCCTATAATTTCTTATACAATCATGATAACAATTTTAGACGGGTCGTAAGTTATGATCGGATTCAAAATTAATTCACAATATAGCTAGTTTCATCAAATGTTAGATTGAAATATGATATGATCAGTAGATTATTATGCACTACAAAAAATTCGCTCATTAGCTACGGTTCATTAGCCACAGTTATGTTGACCGTATTTAAATCTATATGTATGCCACGCTTTTAACCGTGGCTAAAATAATCccatttttatgaaaatatggcTAAATAAAGTAATTACTTTTTTTACCCTATAATTTCTTGCATGTGTCTCTTAATGTCAACAAATATGTAAATAGACGTGTTATTAGTCTTTGATAATTATCATATAGTAGCAGCCATTAACGGAAGAGGGGGCTAAgcatatatttaaaaagttactAACACACCAAGTTGTATCCCCAATGTCACACTATATTGGATTTGATCATTTCCTTGCTtgagtttttaattattaaatcagAGAACGGTGTTGTTCACATGCATGTATAGATTCACCAACACATTTCCTTTCTATATATACTCATGCACCATCCATTTCTTCCTTCACATCTCACAATTCAAAACAATATCTCTTCCTTAATTTCTCTCAAATTAATtcctttgcaaaaaaaaaattcttaatttgTCATATTCACATCACATATATAGTTTAATATGCAACCCCAATTGAACGATTCATACTATGGACCGGCCATTCCACCGACGGGAGGACAATCTCGCAAACGCAACCACCGACGTAAAAATGGTTGCGGTTGTCTCTTTAGCATTCTATGGAAGCTTCTACTTGCACTGGTCGTCCTTTTTGGTCTTACCATTCTTATCTTCTATCTTATTGTTCAACCTCGCCCCTTCAAGTTCTATGTAGCAAAAGCCGAACTAACCCAATTTGATTACACCAACAACACACTACACTACAACATGGTGCTCAACTTCACAGCCCACAACCCAAATAAAAAACTCAGTATCTACTACGATAAAGTTGAAGCACAAGCATCATATGAAGGGTCGAGGTTTGCTAATGTAGATGTGATCACACACATGAAG
This genomic interval from Trifolium pratense cultivar HEN17-A07 linkage group LG6, ARS_RC_1.1, whole genome shotgun sequence contains the following:
- the LOC123889192 gene encoding NDR1/HIN1-like protein 10, which encodes MADNKQPQLNGAYYGPAIPPPTTQPRYSPNSYCHHRDRSCCSHLFGIFWKLLIALIVLFGLVILIFYLIVQPRVFKFYVTEAKLTQFDYINNTLHYNMVLNFTVHNSNKKHGIYYDKVETRAFYQGSRFANVDVITHMNSFCQYKRSSDPMSGVFSGQRLMCSTRHTEKAKSGLVASKYIRLPTICLYLFSSLAFPLNNDQIFEFNKDKSLGVYDIDKSHGIYDIHVKLYFKIRFRHGDTISRKYKLKVKCDLNVPLSSSNNETFTFSNWVLPNKCKVVF
- the LOC123889193 gene encoding NDR1/HIN1-like protein 10 is translated as MQPQLNDSYYGPAIPPTGGQSRKRNHRRKNGCGCLFSILWKLLLALVVLFGLTILIFYLIVQPRPFKFYVAKAELTQFDYTNNTLHYNMVLNFTAHNPNKKLSIYYDKVEAQASYEGSRFANVDVITHMKSFRQNKKSSNPMSGVFSGHKLLVLNNDQISKFNKDKNVRIYDIYVKLYFKIRFKLGDSITRTYKPKVKCDLTIPLRTGYETNFTFIRLIPTKCSVEF